From Natranaerobius trueperi:
TTCCTTTAAAGAATCAGCATCTCTTATATTTGATATGACTCCCTTTCCTCGTCTTCCGTCTACTGGCTTTAAAACAACAGGAAAGCCTAAGGATTTTGCAAACTCTATAATTTCTTCATCCTTTGTTTTAGCATCAAAATCTTGTCCCTTTGGCACGGGGACTCCTGCTTTAGACAAGTGTTTTTTAGTTTCTTTCTGTAAGCGTCAAACTATCCCCACATAGTAAAACAGCTTAGTTTGTGTCATAATTCCCCCAACTAACTAAGTAGGGGGGAATTTTCATGTCACAAACTGAAAACAAATATGAAAAGTTAAGAGAAAGTTGGAAAAAACACATAGCTGAATTCAGATCTAGCGGCATGACTACTAGAGAATGGTGCAATACTCATAATTTA
This genomic window contains:
- the tnpA gene encoding IS66 family insertion sequence element accessory protein TnpA, which codes for MSQTENKYEKLRESWKKHIAEFRSSGMTTREWCNTHNL